The nucleotide sequence GATCTGGAAGTAGGCTTCGGCAAGCCGGTGGTGGTGGGTGTGCCCGTAGCCCTCGAAACCAGCCCGCAAACCGTGAAGCTGCAGTTCACCACCCTCAACCCCGGCGACACCCGCATCGATTTTGGCCGCACCGGCGAGCTGGAATCGGTGGTCACCAACGCGGCCCTCACCACCACGCACGTCATCACGCTCACGGGCCTGCGGCCGGGCACCACCTACCACGTACGGGCCTCCTCCACCAATGAGGCCGGCAACTCCCTGAGCCCGGTGGTACTCATTGCCACCGACTCGCGCCGCCGCAGTGCCGCCAGCGCCGGCGAGCCCACCGATCCGGCCCAGGCCCCCAAAGACTAGCCGCAGGTGCTTCGAGGTGTTGCCTCCGCCCGGCTTCCATCCGCCGCACATGCTGGCGGCGCCGATACGCAGCGGCAGCCAGCAAAATTGCATCCTAATGTTACCGTTATGTAATCATTCTGGACCAACCGGTACCATTCCGGCGTTGCTGGCGGCGGCACGAATGCTTTTAACTGAATCGTTTAGGCTTCTGCCCGCTTCTTCTGCCTGACTTCCGGGACGCAAAAAAGGCGCCGGCCGGGCATGAGGCTTTGCCGGGCTTATTGTATTTTTACCGAAACCTCTTTCCGGCATTTTTCCATCTGCCGGCCCGCTCTGCCGCTCTCCGCTCCTCCCCAACCCAACCGCTCACGCTCCCTCATGAAAATTCTGCTACTCCCTGCTCTGGTAATCAGCGCCTTGTCGTCGGCGCACGCCCAGCCCGGCCACGCGCCGGCGGCCTCCTCGCTCAGCACCATCCAGGCGGCTCGTCTGGCTGGGCCCGGCGCTACCGTTACCGTGCGCGGCATTGTCAGCAACGGCTCCGAACTGGGGCAGCTGCGCTTTGTGCAGGACAAGCACGCCGGCCTGGCGGCTTTCTCGCTCAACAACCCCAACTTTTCCGCTCTGCAGCCCGGCGACAGTGTGCTGCTGACGGGCACGCTCAAAAACTACAGCGGCCTGCTGGAAATGGACCCCGTGACGAGCGTGCAGAAGCTGGCCGGTGGCCGCCGCATCCCCATGCTGGAAACCACGGCTGCCGCAGCTACCACCCTGTTCACTGAAACCAACGAAGGCCGCCTGATCCGCATCAAAGGCCTGAGCAGCCTCACGGCCCCCGACGGCACCCCGGCCGAGGCCCTCAAAGGCAACACCAACTACCTGCTCGACGGGCAGAAGGCCACCCCAATCCGCGTCAACATTGCCTCTACCGGCGAAACCGGGCTGGTGGGCAAAACCATCCCGGCCGGCAGCTACGATCTGCTGGGCGTGCTCAGCCAGTTCACCAACACCGGTACCGGCGGCTACCAGCTGCTGCCCCGCCTCAGCACCGACTTTGTAGTGGGCGGCGGCCTGCCAATGATTGTGGCCGAGCCCATTCCCACGGCCATCAGCCGCTCGGGCTTCACGGTGCAGTTTGCCACCCGCAACCCCGCCACCGCCACCGTGGAGTATGGCAAAACCAGCGAGTTGGGCCAGAAAGTGCAGCTCAACACGCCCGGCCTCTCGCACGCCATCACCCTCACCGACCTGGAGCCCGGCACCGTGTACTACGTGCGGGTTTCGGCCACCAACGCCGTGGGCACCTCGGCGGCCCCGGCCGTGCCCATGATTACGGATACCAAGAAGCGCGCCATCCGGTAGCAGCACCGTTTTTTTGCGAGCTGCCGCCGCCCCGGCAAGCGGTTTTCTGCCTGAAAGTCAGGATATTTGCAGCCGCTTTTGGTTTCAGCCTTTCGCATTCCCTTTTCTTTTTTCCTGCATGAAGAAATTTACTCTGCTGGCCTTGCTTTGCGGCATGGCTGCTTTCCGGCCTGCCCAGGCCCAGACGGCCATTACGATTGCCGCAGCCCGGGCCCAGGCGCCGGCCTTCAACACGTCGGGTGCCACCGTCACGGTGCGCGGCATCGTCACGAACGGGCCCGAGCTGGGGGCCATCCGCTACATTCAGGACGGCACGGCCGGCATCGGGGTGTACTCCACCACGCTCACCACGGGCGTTGTGCCCGGCGACTCTATCATCGTGACGGGCACGCTCAAGGATTTCCGCGGTTTGCTGGAGCTGGACCCGGTGTCGTCGTTGACGGTGCTGGCCGGCAACCGGCCGCTGCCGGCGCCGGTGCAGTTTCCAGCCGGGGGCTTCACGGCCGCCTACGCTGAGCAATATGAAGGCCGCCTGGTGCAGCTCACCGGCGCCACGTCCATCAACACGTCCACTGGCGCGGCTGTCACGTCGTTCAGCAGCACCACGTTCCGCATCAACAACAACGCCGCTACGGTGCTGTATGTGAATGCGGCCTCCACCGGCCCGTACGGCCTCATCGGCAAACCCTCGCCTACCGGCACGTTTGATGCTGTGGGCATCATGAGCCAGTTCACGACCACGGCCCCGACGCCAACGGCCGCCGGCTATCAACTGCTGCCGCGCCTCTACGAGGACTTCCGCCAGGGCAACACGCCCAACGTGGTGAACACGCCCTTCCCGACCAACATCACCACCTCGGGCTTCACGGTGAACTTCCTCACCCAAAACGCCGGCAACACCAAGCTGGAGTACGCCACCAGCGCTACCGGCCCGTTCACGGCCGTGACCAGCGCCGCCAGCACCACCAGCCACAGCCTGGCCATCACGGGCCTGCAGCCTGCCACGGTGTACTTCGTGAAAGCCAGCTCCACCAACGCCACCGGCCTGTCGGAGTCGCGCGTGGTGCCCATGATTACGGCCTCGCTTTCCAGCGGCAAGATGCGCGCCTACTTCACCAACCCGGTGAACAACACGCTGGCCCTGCCCGGCAACAACGCCCTGTTCCTGCCCAGCGGCACCGTGGCCGACACGCTGGCCCGCTACATCGGCCGCGCCACTACCACGCTCGATATTGCCATCTACAACTGGAACAGCCCCACCATTCTGGCGGCCGTGAATGCCGCCCAGGCCCGCGGCGTGCGGGTGCGCGTGATTTATGAGGACGACAACGCCAACGTGAGCGTACCGGGCCTGAACGCCGGCGTAAACCGCACCGGCCGCACCCAGACCGGCACCGGCACCATCCAGGGCATCATGCACAACAAGTTTGTGATTATCGATGCCGAGGACCCCAACCCCAACGTACCGTGGGTGTGGACCGGCTCTACCAACTGGACCGGCGCGCAGCTGTCCACGGACCGCAACAACGTGATTGTGGTGCAGGACCAGGCCCTGGCCCGCGTGTACAAGATGGAGTTCGAGGAAATGTGGGGCGGCAGCGGCGCTGCCACGGGCGCCGTGAAATTCGGCTCGCGCAAAACCGACAACACCCCGCACTACCTCAACATCGGCGGCAAGCTGGTGGAGTCGTGGTTCTCGCCCACCGACAACGTGAACGGCCGCCTCATCGACGCCATCCGCACGGCCGACTTCGACCTGCACATTGCCACCATGCTCAACACCCAGACCGACATCGGGCGCGCCATCCGCGACCAGGTGCTGCTGCGTAACATGGCGGCCTGCACCGAGGTGCTCAACAACGACACCAGCTCCACCAACTCGGGTGCCGTGCTGCGCACCATCCGGCAGGCCATCGGGGCCCGCGGCATGGTGAAAAACACCAGCGGCATCATGCACCACAAGTATGCCATCATCGACGCCGGCGCCTCACAGTCGGACCCGCAGGTGTTTGTGGGCTCGCACAACTGGAGCCTCTCGGCCAACACCGAGAATGACGAAAACACGCTCATCGTGCACGAGCCGCGCATCGTGAACCAGTACTACCAGGAGTTCGCGGCCCGCATTGCCGAGCAGAACCGCGGCGTGCAGGTCTGCAACTTGGTGCTGAGCAACCGGAACGCCACCGTGCAGCAAAGCAGCGTGCAGGTGTACCCCAACCCGACGCGCGGCCAGTTTGCCGTGCGCCTGCAGGCTGGCAAGGCCCGCACCGCCACCATCACCCTGCGCGACGCCACCGGCCGCGTGGTGCTCAACCAAACCAGCACCCTCTCCGGCCAGGACGTGGCCGTGGACGCCTCGCAGCTGCCCGCCGGCCTATACATGGTGCAAATCGTGACGCCCGAAGCCACGCAGATGAGCCGCGTGGTGGTTGAGTAGGCTTCTCGCAGTACGCCCATAAAAAAAGGCGGCTCCCAGATTTGGGAGCCGCCTTTTTTTATGAAGCTATTGTGTTGTCTTTCTCTTCAAAACAGTCAATAGCTAGTCCTATACCATTTGCCCCCAATCGAAGCATTTCCTGCGCATTGAAGCCTATTCCGCATTGTAACGTGTAGCAGTAAGTGAGATTAAGGCTGATACTTTCTTTCCCAACACCGATTCTATGCAAGGCCTCGAACTTTGGTTCTAACAAGTCTAAAAAGACATTAATGAAGTCGAAGTTTGGATCCTCATCACTTGTGACAACCAAGTACGACCATGACTGAGGCTTATCTGTGTCAAGCAATATCCGCTTCCACGGTTCCGGGTTCACACCGATGATTTGTGTGATACTATCAAAGGTTTTGAAGCTAGGCTTATCGAAACTGATATGCAGCCGATGATATTTCATTTCCAGCGGCGCGTGGCCCAGGCCTGCTGCTGCTCGGGCGTCTGAAAGGTCCAGGCGACCACGCGGGTGGCTTTCTGGCCGTGGGTCATGTCGATGGTTTTCACCTCCAGCGCCCCCGCCTTCTTGAGGAAGTGGTAGATGCTGGGCAGGGTTTCCTTCTTGGAAATGAGCGTGCTGAACCACAGCACCCGCGGCCCCAGCGGCACGCTCTGCTCCACCAGGTTGCGCACGAAGGCTTCTTCGCCGCCCGTGTACCAGAGCTCGGTGTTGCGGCCGCCGAAGTTGAGGACCGGCTCGGCGGTGCGGGGCTGGCCCAGGTTGCGGGTTTTGCGCTGGTTGGCAGCCAGGGCCTCTTCCTCCGAAGCGTGGAATGGCGGGTTGCACACCGTCAGGTCGAACTCCTCGCGGGGCTTCACTATGCCGTCGAAGATGTAGTTGGCGTGGGTTTGCTGGCGCACTTCCACCCGGCCCGATAAGCCGGGGTTGGCCGCTACCAGCATCTTCACCGATTTCAGCGCCACCAAGTCAATATCGGAGCCGACGAAGCGCCAGCCGTAGTCGTGGGTGCCGATGATGGGATACACGCAGTTGGCCCCGATACCGATGTCGAGCACGTGCACCTGCTTGCCGCGGGGCACGGTGCCGCCGTGCAGGGTTGCCAGCAGGTCGGCGGCGTGGTGCAGGTAGTCGGCGCGGCCCGGGATGGGCGGGCATAGGTAGCCGGCCGGAATATCCCAGAGCTGAACGCCGTAGAACTGCTTCAGCAGGGCTTGGTTGAGGGCCTTCACCGCGGCCGGATTGGCGAAATCAATGGTTTGGTCGCCGTGGGGGCTAGCCGTTACGAACGGCGCCAGCGCCGGGCTGGCGGCAATCAGCTGCGGAAAATCGTAGCGGTCGGCGTGGGGGTTGCGGGGATGCAAAATGAGAAGGGGTAAAAAGGTAAAAGCCCAACGGCTTTAATAATCAGGCCAAGGAGCGGCGGTGCCGCCAGTTGGAAAACGTGGCCAGCAGCACCGAAATAGCCAGCATGACCACCAGCACCAGCAGGCAGTTGCACAGCACCGGCCCGTAGCCCAGCGCCGCCACATCCACGAACGGATACGGGTAGAAGCCGGCAGAAGGCCCGCGCAGCAGCGTGTAGGCCAAGTACGCGGCCGGATAAAGCAGCCAGTACGGCAACGTGCGCCAGCGCACCGGCTGCCCGGCAATGCGCAGCAGCCAGAAGTCCAGCATGTACAAAGGTACGAGGCCGTGGAGGATGTTGTCGGCGAGGATGCCCCAGCCGGCCAGTGGCACCAGCCCGCGCAGCACTGCCTGGTACACCACGCCCACCACCAGAATGTACACCGTGAGGGCCGTACCCACCTCCGCCCGGGCCGCCCAGCGCCCGGCCACCGACTTCGGCCGCAGGCTGCGCACCAGAAAATAGCCGGCTACGAGCGTGTTGGTCAGGATGGTGAAGAAGCTGAAGAAGCGCACGACGGTTTGCAGCGGCGGCAGCTGCCGGCTACTGAACGTGACGTAGATCTGCGCCAGCAGCCCCGTTAGCGCCAGCAGCGCCCCGGCTATTGCCGGCCAGAAAATTCGACGGGAATCTTGCATAGTGCTCAGCACGGAAAGCAGGTGCAACGGTGGCCGA is from Hymenobacter yonginensis and encodes:
- a CDS encoding fibronectin type III domain-containing protein; this translates as MKILLLPALVISALSSAHAQPGHAPAASSLSTIQAARLAGPGATVTVRGIVSNGSELGQLRFVQDKHAGLAAFSLNNPNFSALQPGDSVLLTGTLKNYSGLLEMDPVTSVQKLAGGRRIPMLETTAAAATTLFTETNEGRLIRIKGLSSLTAPDGTPAEALKGNTNYLLDGQKATPIRVNIASTGETGLVGKTIPAGSYDLLGVLSQFTNTGTGGYQLLPRLSTDFVVGGGLPMIVAEPIPTAISRSGFTVQFATRNPATATVEYGKTSELGQKVQLNTPGLSHAITLTDLEPGTVYYVRVSATNAVGTSAAPAVPMITDTKKRAIR
- a CDS encoding phospholipase D-like domain-containing protein — translated: MKKFTLLALLCGMAAFRPAQAQTAITIAAARAQAPAFNTSGATVTVRGIVTNGPELGAIRYIQDGTAGIGVYSTTLTTGVVPGDSIIVTGTLKDFRGLLELDPVSSLTVLAGNRPLPAPVQFPAGGFTAAYAEQYEGRLVQLTGATSINTSTGAAVTSFSSTTFRINNNAATVLYVNAASTGPYGLIGKPSPTGTFDAVGIMSQFTTTAPTPTAAGYQLLPRLYEDFRQGNTPNVVNTPFPTNITTSGFTVNFLTQNAGNTKLEYATSATGPFTAVTSAASTTSHSLAITGLQPATVYFVKASSTNATGLSESRVVPMITASLSSGKMRAYFTNPVNNTLALPGNNALFLPSGTVADTLARYIGRATTTLDIAIYNWNSPTILAAVNAAQARGVRVRVIYEDDNANVSVPGLNAGVNRTGRTQTGTGTIQGIMHNKFVIIDAEDPNPNVPWVWTGSTNWTGAQLSTDRNNVIVVQDQALARVYKMEFEEMWGGSGAATGAVKFGSRKTDNTPHYLNIGGKLVESWFSPTDNVNGRLIDAIRTADFDLHIATMLNTQTDIGRAIRDQVLLRNMAACTEVLNNDTSSTNSGAVLRTIRQAIGARGMVKNTSGIMHHKYAIIDAGASQSDPQVFVGSHNWSLSANTENDENTLIVHEPRIVNQYYQEFAARIAEQNRGVQVCNLVLSNRNATVQQSSVQVYPNPTRGQFAVRLQAGKARTATITLRDATGRVVLNQTSTLSGQDVAVDASQLPAGLYMVQIVTPEATQMSRVVVE
- the rlmF gene encoding 23S rRNA (adenine(1618)-N(6))-methyltransferase RlmF produces the protein MHPRNPHADRYDFPQLIAASPALAPFVTASPHGDQTIDFANPAAVKALNQALLKQFYGVQLWDIPAGYLCPPIPGRADYLHHAADLLATLHGGTVPRGKQVHVLDIGIGANCVYPIIGTHDYGWRFVGSDIDLVALKSVKMLVAANPGLSGRVEVRQQTHANYIFDGIVKPREEFDLTVCNPPFHASEEEALAANQRKTRNLGQPRTAEPVLNFGGRNTELWYTGGEEAFVRNLVEQSVPLGPRVLWFSTLISKKETLPSIYHFLKKAGALEVKTIDMTHGQKATRVVAWTFQTPEQQQAWATRRWK
- a CDS encoding Pr6Pr family membrane protein, with product MQDSRRIFWPAIAGALLALTGLLAQIYVTFSSRQLPPLQTVVRFFSFFTILTNTLVAGYFLVRSLRPKSVAGRWAARAEVGTALTVYILVVGVVYQAVLRGLVPLAGWGILADNILHGLVPLYMLDFWLLRIAGQPVRWRTLPYWLLYPAAYLAYTLLRGPSAGFYPYPFVDVAALGYGPVLCNCLLVLVVMLAISVLLATFSNWRHRRSLA